A stretch of DNA from Methylobacterium sp. CB376:
TCTGGAAGGAGAAGGCCTCGCTGTGCCGGAAGGCGGGCCCGCCGTTCAGGCCGATGCAGGGGATGCCGGCCACCGTGAAGGTGACCGTCAGCACGTCGCCCGCCTTCCCCGACGGGTAGTCGGCCGGCGCGCGCTGGACGCTCCCCATCGCGCTGTCCGGAAAGGTCTCGACGTAGAAGCGGGCAGCCGCCTCGGCGTCCTTGTCGTACCACAGGCAGATCGTGTTCTTGGCGACCATGGTGGCTCCTCCCTCGCGCCGCCGGCGACCGGGACTCGCCTTCGGGCTGCGCGGATGCGGCCGCGGCAATGCCATCCAACCATCCGGCATCGGGCCTGCAAAGGGGGTGCGGGACACGCCCCGGGCGCCGCGGGGAGACGGCCCGGTGCCCTCCAGGCCGCGCGGCAGCTTCCTCCATGCGCTGCGAAGCGGAGGCGCGGGACGGCGCGCGAAGGACCCGTACCGGGTCCGACGAGGCGACACGCGCCGCGCGGTGCGGGACCCAGAGCGGCGGAGGTCGGCCGCGTGAACCGCCGCCGAGGATCACACACGGCATCCGTCGGCGGATCGCCTGAGCGACGGCCCGATTCCCCGCAATTCACAAGCGATCGGTGCTGCTGCTCGCGGAACGCGACCCAGGCGTCGGCTACTCTTGCAGAGCGCGTGGGCCGCGGCCAGAGTGTTCGGCGGACGGTGCTGCTGCCGGGCGGCGGGGCGCCTTCCGACCCTCCCCTGGCCGGGCCGTCCCGACGCCGTCTCGCAGGCGCGAGAGGGGGACGGTTGACACGCCATTCGGGGCCGCTTATACGGGCGCCTCCCTCGGGGCGGCCGAAGATTGACGGACGGTCTCGAAGGTAAAACAACGGTTAGAAAAAAAGGACTTGCCAATTTCCGCCGGTTCGGATTAGAAGAAAGCAAGTTCTCGAGAGAGATACCGCCGACGAAAGTCGGACCAGCTCTTTGACAAGTGCATCGGAGAAAGAGAAGCGTGGACGGCGTGGTCCTTGCGGCCGGGGCGCGAGCCCCGGCGGAGAAGGATAGCGCTGGATCC
This window harbors:
- a CDS encoding VOC family protein; protein product: MVAKNTICLWYDKDAEAAARFYVETFPDSAMGSVQRAPADYPSGKAGDVLTVTFTVAGIPCIGLNGGPAFRHSEAFSFQIATDDQAETDRLWTAIVGNGGQESACGWCKDRWGISWQITPRALTAAMAAGGEEAKRAFAAMMTMRKIDVAAIEAARRG